In the Streptomyces sp. BHT-5-2 genome, one interval contains:
- a CDS encoding ATP-binding protein: MDPNTHPGPEEHGEQAGTAGPPAPESAGRPAGSGGLARVVRLVSGNYLVTVNPVDGCEIQPCPPGERPAPPEKLDAEERAAAARAAQPPVPSGPVSFAGHEIPLEERDEDIARLERLLTRGRSVRVTGPAGSGRTRLLDAVADRVGELAPDGVVRLSGYHRTVTDVLYALFAAVHRAPQHRPERPELLRLLGGVGAIVVLDDLEFGGAALDELLDATPECAFLLAATPDVPAPSAGAHVEEVFVGGIGKDAGRRLLERALDRPLTKDEAAWAADLWFESEGLPLRFVQGAALLRQRDKARTAPGALDDGYGLFPEDGTADPEQRPEVPLPAVGEAAAPAPLLAERLGVAAQETLRFAVALNGELPHQAHLPALTQDTHADAALGELLGCGLISPAGGHYRLAATVQEQLTAAGYAEDAAARAHTAAQHYAWWAGHPSVTPERAAAESDAVLAAMGVLTGSRESGHPAAAVLLARTAAPAFAAALHWSAWERSLRHGQEAARLAGEVAEEAYFHHDLGVLALCSGNVDRARAELEASIGLRGVLSDRDGAIAGRRALALVIDRSRAAAANAPTTLLAAVAPASGDAGAAADGADASEPRDPAAGPAGEASPDAVSTAKLHAVARPEGTAGTVSARTAADLTSPFDQAGSAAPQETTAALPFAKAGQTGNAGKAAGQAGKAAHGAHAAKSGPAGAGGGLARGIRRTGRRNLVAVAAGVVLAGVLGTVVTLGMTSDNSGPHDDKVTTDQSPAAGGDGQEPAQEPGTGAGLPPTGSGTTRPGTPGTPGHRGGTSPSAPGTTGAPSGPGTPTGGPTSTTGNPTGGPTSPTGNPTHPTHKPTGTPTHPTPTQHPTDTPTGPTPTDKPTDTPTGEPPTTSGGSSGGSPSGNNSAVAPSTSNGSADDTGAPATGQSASGQSASGQGTPAG, from the coding sequence ATGGACCCGAACACCCACCCGGGCCCCGAGGAGCACGGCGAGCAGGCCGGCACGGCCGGTCCGCCGGCTCCCGAGTCGGCCGGCCGTCCCGCCGGATCCGGCGGCCTCGCCCGCGTCGTCCGGCTCGTCTCGGGCAACTACCTCGTCACCGTCAACCCCGTCGACGGCTGCGAGATACAGCCCTGCCCGCCCGGTGAGCGCCCCGCTCCGCCCGAGAAGCTCGACGCCGAGGAGCGCGCGGCCGCGGCCCGCGCCGCCCAGCCGCCGGTGCCCTCCGGACCGGTCTCGTTCGCCGGCCACGAGATCCCCCTCGAAGAGCGCGACGAGGACATCGCCCGGCTGGAGCGGCTGCTCACCCGCGGCCGCTCGGTACGCGTCACCGGCCCCGCCGGCTCCGGCCGGACCCGGCTGCTGGACGCCGTCGCGGACCGCGTCGGCGAGCTCGCCCCGGACGGCGTGGTGCGGCTCTCCGGCTACCACCGCACCGTCACCGACGTCCTGTACGCCCTCTTCGCCGCGGTCCACCGGGCCCCGCAGCACCGCCCGGAGCGGCCCGAGCTGCTGCGTCTGCTCGGCGGCGTCGGCGCGATCGTCGTCCTGGACGACCTGGAGTTCGGCGGTGCCGCGCTCGACGAGCTGCTGGACGCCACCCCCGAGTGCGCCTTCCTCCTCGCCGCCACCCCCGACGTCCCCGCGCCCAGCGCCGGCGCGCACGTCGAGGAGGTCTTCGTCGGCGGGATCGGCAAGGACGCCGGCCGGCGGCTGCTGGAGCGCGCCCTGGACCGGCCGCTCACCAAGGACGAGGCGGCCTGGGCCGCCGACCTGTGGTTCGAGTCCGAGGGGCTGCCGCTGCGGTTCGTCCAGGGCGCCGCTCTGCTGCGCCAGCGCGACAAGGCCCGGACCGCACCGGGCGCCCTCGACGACGGCTACGGCCTCTTCCCCGAGGACGGCACGGCCGACCCGGAGCAGCGCCCCGAGGTCCCGCTGCCGGCCGTCGGCGAGGCCGCCGCGCCCGCCCCGCTGCTCGCCGAACGGCTCGGCGTCGCCGCCCAGGAGACCCTCCGCTTCGCGGTCGCCCTCAACGGCGAACTGCCGCACCAGGCGCATCTGCCGGCCCTCACCCAGGACACCCACGCCGACGCCGCCCTGGGCGAGCTGCTCGGCTGCGGTCTGATCAGCCCGGCCGGCGGGCACTACCGCCTCGCCGCCACCGTCCAGGAACAGCTCACCGCCGCCGGTTACGCCGAGGACGCCGCCGCCCGGGCGCACACGGCGGCCCAGCACTACGCCTGGTGGGCCGGTCACCCCTCGGTCACCCCCGAGCGGGCCGCCGCCGAGTCCGACGCGGTGCTGGCCGCCATGGGCGTGCTGACCGGCAGCCGGGAGAGCGGCCACCCGGCCGCCGCGGTGCTGCTGGCCCGCACCGCCGCGCCCGCGTTCGCCGCGGCGCTGCACTGGAGCGCCTGGGAGCGCAGCCTGCGGCACGGCCAGGAGGCCGCCCGGCTGGCCGGCGAGGTCGCCGAGGAGGCGTACTTCCACCACGACCTGGGCGTGCTCGCGCTGTGCAGCGGCAACGTCGACCGGGCGCGCGCCGAGCTGGAGGCGTCCATCGGGCTGCGCGGGGTGCTCTCCGACCGCGACGGTGCGATCGCCGGGCGGCGGGCCCTCGCCCTGGTCATCGACCGGTCCCGGGCCGCCGCCGCGAACGCGCCGACGACGCTGCTGGCGGCCGTCGCTCCCGCGTCCGGTGACGCCGGGGCCGCCGCGGACGGCGCGGACGCGTCGGAGCCCCGCGACCCGGCTGCCGGACCGGCCGGCGAGGCGTCGCCCGACGCCGTCTCGACCGCCAAGCTCCACGCCGTCGCCCGCCCGGAGGGGACGGCCGGCACGGTCAGCGCCCGGACCGCCGCCGACCTGACCAGCCCGTTCGACCAGGCCGGATCGGCCGCGCCGCAGGAGACCACCGCGGCGCTCCCGTTCGCCAAGGCGGGCCAGACGGGCAACGCGGGCAAGGCGGCGGGGCAGGCGGGGAAGGCCGCGCACGGCGCCCACGCCGCGAAGTCCGGCCCGGCCGGCGCCGGCGGGGGACTCGCGCGCGGCATCCGCCGCACCGGCCGCCGCAACCTCGTCGCGGTCGCCGCCGGAGTGGTGCTGGCCGGTGTGCTCGGCACCGTCGTCACCCTCGGCATGACCTCCGACAACTCCGGCCCGCACGACGACAAGGTCACCACCGACCAGTCCCCGGCGGCCGGCGGCGACGGCCAGGAGCCGGCCCAGGAGCCCGGCACCGGCGCCGGCCTGCCACCCACCGGCTCCGGCACCACCCGGCCCGGTACCCCCGGCACCCCCGGCCACCGGGGCGGCACCTCGCCGTCCGCCCCCGGCACCACCGGCGCCCCCAGCGGCCCCGGCACCCCGACCGGTGGCCCGACCTCGACCACCGGCAACCCCACCGGCGGCCCCACCTCGCCCACCGGCAACCCGACCCACCCCACCCACAAGCCCACCGGCACCCCCACCCACCCCACGCCGACCCAGCACCCCACCGACACCCCGACCGGCCCCACCCCGACCGACAAGCCTACGGACACCCCGACCGGCGAGCCGCCGACGACATCCGGCGGCAGCTCGGGCGGCAGCCCGTCCGGCAACAACTCCGCGGTGGCGCCGTCCACCAGCAACGGGAGCGCCGACGACACCGGCGCGCCGGCCACGGGCCAGTCGGCATCCGGCCAGTCGGCATCAGGCCAGGGCACCCCGGCCGGCTGA
- the nucS gene encoding endonuclease NucS → MRLVIARCSVDYAGRLTAHLPSAPRLILVKADGSVSIHADDRAYKPLNWMSPPCSLKEGDGSVWTVENKGGEKLIITLEEVMHDSSHELGVDPGLIKDGVEAHLQELLADRIETLGEGYSLIRREYPTAIGPVDILCRDADGQTVAVEIKRRGEIDGVEQLTRYLELLNRDPHLAPVKGVFAAQEIKPQARVLATDRGIGCVVLDYDALRGIEDDKLRLF, encoded by the coding sequence ATGCGTCTCGTCATTGCCCGTTGCTCCGTGGACTACGCGGGCCGGCTCACCGCCCATCTGCCCTCCGCGCCCCGCCTCATCCTCGTGAAGGCGGACGGGTCCGTGTCCATCCACGCGGACGACCGGGCCTACAAGCCCCTCAACTGGATGTCCCCGCCCTGCTCCCTCAAGGAGGGTGACGGCAGCGTCTGGACGGTGGAGAACAAGGGCGGCGAGAAGCTCATCATCACCCTGGAGGAGGTCATGCACGACTCCTCGCACGAGCTGGGTGTGGACCCCGGGCTCATCAAGGACGGCGTGGAGGCCCACCTCCAGGAGCTGCTCGCCGACCGGATCGAGACACTGGGCGAGGGCTACTCGCTTATTCGGCGTGAATACCCCACTGCCATTGGCCCGGTGGATATCTTGTGCCGGGACGCCGACGGCCAGACCGTCGCCGTCGAGATCAAGCGGCGCGGCGAGATCGACGGCGTGGAGCAGCTCACCCGCTATCTCGAACTCCTCAACCGCGACCCGCACCTGGCCCCGGTGAAGGGCGTCTTCGCAGCTCAGGAGATCAAGCCGCAGGCCCGCGTGCTGGCCACCGACCGCGGCATCGGCTGTGTGGTGCTGGACTACGACGCGCTGCGCGGCATCGAGGACGACAAGCTGCGGCTGTTCTGA
- a CDS encoding SCO5389 family protein: MSLDVSPALLEQAERGEVDEAAFVDCVRTSLPYAWGMISSLVDRLKADGGEFADNQTPPPDEQARGQLLRALASNAIRGSLERHFGVRLAFQNCHRVAVFPLDPAVDDRLARFTSIRGQLLNQSPELRDC; encoded by the coding sequence ATGTCGCTCGACGTCTCACCGGCCCTCCTCGAACAGGCCGAGCGAGGCGAGGTCGACGAAGCCGCGTTTGTCGACTGCGTCCGGACTTCCCTGCCCTACGCGTGGGGGATGATCAGCTCTCTGGTGGACCGGCTGAAGGCGGACGGCGGAGAGTTCGCCGACAACCAGACGCCGCCGCCGGACGAGCAGGCGCGCGGCCAACTGCTCCGCGCACTGGCGAGCAACGCCATCCGCGGCTCGTTGGAGCGTCACTTCGGTGTGCGCCTCGCCTTCCAGAACTGCCACCGGGTCGCGGTCTTCCCGCTCGACCCGGCCGTCGACGACCGGCTGGCCCGCTTCACGTCCATCCGCGGTCAGTTGCTGAACCAGTCGCCCGAACTCCGCGACTGCTGA